The genomic region CTGTCATTGGTCATGTTCGCTACTGGTTTGAAAGCATTCGACCAGAAATCCAGCAGTACTTTGTTGAATCGAATATCGATGCCCATCCGATCGAGCGGGAAATGCGTTCGATCGTTTATCAGCGTGCCAAAGGCGCGTTGGAAACCAAACCATTCGGTACCGAACGCGATGTCTACCAAACCGGTTATGAATGGGTCGCCCATGCGCTGACCGATGTGCCGCCAATTGAATCCGCGCCAAGAATGATCATCGGATCTTCGCAGTGCAAGCAGCCGTATTCCTCGTCGCTGCTGAATGTCAGTGGCATGAGCTACGGCGCGCTGTCGCCGAACGCGATCAAGGCATTGAACCTGGGCGCAAAAAAAGGTCAGTTTGCTCATAACACTGGCGAAGGCGGCATCTCGCCGTACCACCTGCAGGGCGGTGATTTGATCTGGCAGCTCGGCACCGCCTATTTTGGTTGCCGTACTCCTACTGGCGGTTTCGATCCGGAAAAGTTTCGCGAACAATCGGCGCGCGATGAAGTGAAAATGATCGAACTGAAATTATCGCAGGGCGCCAAACCCGGTCACGGCGGCATGTTACCGGCCTGTAAAGTCACCGAGGAATTAGCTGAAATTCGCGGTGTACCGGTCGGCGAAGATGTTTTGAGTCCACCGCGTCATCAGGAATTCAAAACGCCCATCCAGATGATGGAATTCATTGCCCGTTTACGCGAGCTGGCGAACGGCAAACCGGTGGGTTTCAAGCTTTGTGTCGGGCGTCGTCTGGAAGTCCTGTCGATTTGTAAAGCGATGCGTGAAACCGGCATCGTGCCGGATTTCATCACGGTTGATGGTGGTGAAGGGGGTACCGGTGCGGCGCCACTGGAGTTCTCCAACTCGGTCGGCATGCCGGCCCGTGATGCCTGGAATATTGTGCACAACGCGCTGGTTGGCAGTGGTTTACGCAAGGAAGTACGGATCATCGCCAGTGGCAAACTGATGACGGGTTTTCATATGGTGCGGGCGATGGCGCTTGGTGCTGATTTGTGTAACAGCGCGCGGGCGATGATGTTTGCACTCGGTTGCATTCAGGCGCTCCGCTGCAACACCAATAAATGCCCGACCGGCATCACGACGCAGAATCCGAAGCTTTACTACGGCCTGGATGTCGATGACAAGTTCGAGCGGGTATATCGCTTTCATCATGGCAGCATGGAAAGTCTGCGCGAATTGATGATCGCGATGGGCGTGCGGGATGTCGATGAAATCACGCCGGATCGATTCTTCCGACGCACCGGCGATTTGCGCGCGCACAGTTTTGCCGAGCTTTATGATTTCCTGAAACCCGATGCCTTGTTGAACGACGACGATCTACCGGTGCATTGGCGGCAGGATTGGCACCAAGCCCGTGCCAACGAATTTGCTCCGTTGGCAACACGATGAAAGTGCTCAGGCTTTACCGGGCTCGCTGAACAATCTTCAATAAAAGCTGAGCTGCCGCCCGCAATGACTTACTGGCTGACAAACAAGAATATCGTGTAACTGAAAAAAAACAGCAGTAACACGCTGCCGTCGATGCGTGAGATCAGTTGTCGTTGTCGATACCGCCGAATAACCAGTATCAAGCCGACCGTCAGTGTCAGCATGACCGGGAAATCTCGCCACAATAGCGCTTCCGGTATGGTGTCTGGGTGAATGCTGCCGGCAATGCCGACGACACTCAGCGTGTTGAAAATGTTTGAACCAATGATATTCCCGAGAGCGATGTCATGCTCGTGTTTGCGTGCGGCGGTAATCGATGAAGCCAATTCAGGCAGTGCCGTACCGACTGCAACAATGGTCAACCCGATGAGCAAATCCGAAACCCCAAAATGTTCCGCCAGGCCGATGGCACCCCAGACCAGCAACCGGGAGCTGGCCAGCAGCAGGACCAATCCCAACACCAGCCAAAGCAGCGCGAAGGACAGGCGCAGTTCAGGAATTTCCACCGCCATCTCGCGCGCCAAATCGTCGCCACGGATAACGCGGGCAGAACGATAGGCCCAGGCCAGATAGACAACAAATATGCTCAGCAAGATCAACGCATCAAAGCGTTGCAGCTGGCGGTCGAGTAACAACAGGAACGAGATGACGGTGGCGGCAATCAACAAAGGAATTTCCTTGCTGATTTGCGGTGATTCGACCCGAATCGGCATCGTCAGTGCCGTGGCACCGAGAATCAAGGTCAGGTTGACGATATTGGAGCCATAGGCATTACCGAGCGCCAGATCCGAGGCGCCTTCTGCGGCGGCCATCGCCGATACAATCATTTCCGGCGCCGAAGTGCCAAAGCCGATAACGACCATACCGATGAACAATAATGACAGACCGAGATGGCGGGCCGTGGCACTGGCCCCTTCGATGAATTTGTCGGCGCTCCAGACCAATAGCGCCAAGCCAAGCACGATGGCCAGCGCAAACTCGAACATCGCAGGCTGACCCGACGCTTACAACGTCAACAACAGCCAGCTGGTGTAGCCGGCAAACGCGGCCAGTAATATCCCACCCTCGCCGCGCGAAATTTCCCGATGATTGCGACCCCGCACCGCCAGCAAAATCAAGCCGCAGGTCAGTAGCAACATGACTGGCATGTCGCGGGTCAACAGCTCCGCCGGCACGGTTGCCGGCTTGATGGCACCGGCAATACCGACCACGGCCAAGGTGTTGAACATGTTTGAGCCGATGATGTTGCCGAGCGCGATATCGTGTTCATTTTTGCGAGCGGCAATGATGGACGAAGCCAGTTCCGGCAGTGAGGTGCCAACCGCTAGTATGGTCAGGCCGATAACAAGATCGGAAACACCCAGCGCGGAGGCAATGCCGACCGCACCCCAGACCAGTAATTTGGAACTGGCCATCAGTAAAGCCAGGCCAATCAGCAGCCAAAACAGGCCGCCACCGAGGCTCATTCTCGGCAGTTCCTTTTCGATTTCCTTGCCGAGCTCGTCGCGACCGCCGGTTTTTGCTGAGGTATAGGCCCAGACGACATAGGAAACGAAAACCCCCAGGAGCAGGATGGCGTCGTAGCGGCTCAGCTCTTTGTCGAGTAGCAGCAATAACGAGGCAAACGAGACAGCAATCAATACCGGGATTTCCCGGCGTACGACTTGCGATTGCATAACAATCGGTGCCATTGCCGCGGTACAGCCAAGGATTAGCGCCAGATTGGCAATGTTGGAGCCATAGGCGTTGCCCAAAGCCAGCGCCGGTGCGCCGTCGAGCGCGGCCAGCGCGGAAACAATCATCTCTGGGGCGGAGGTGCCAAAGCCGATAACCACCATGCCGATAAATAATGACGACAAGCCGAGATGATTGGCCGTGGCACTGGCACCGTCGACGAAACGATCGGCACTCCAGACCAATAGCGCGATTCCCGCGACGACGGCAACAGAAAACCAGAGCATAAACGCAACAAATCCGGGAAAACCAAAGGGCGCACATAATGCCAGTTTTACGTTGTCCTTGCCGCCCCGGATGCCAGTAGCGTCGTTGCCACCACAAAAGTTGCAATGAAAAGAGATAGGGGAGATGGGGCAAAAAAAACGGGCCCAATCGGGCCCGTTTCTCTTTCACCTGCGTTAGCTTACCAAGTCAGATTCAGCGTGTAAGTACCGCTGCTGCCGGTGGCGCCGCTGTAGCGGACCACGCGGACATAGCGAGTGTAGGCACTGCTGCCGGTATTTTTGACCGAGACGGTATCAACTTGACCGGTGCCGTTCTCGCTCTTGCCGATCTGGGTGCCATTGGAGTTATAGACATACAGATCGTAGTCGGAGCTGGCGTTCGGGGTCAGCTTGGCGGTCAGGGTCGCGCCGGCTGGCAGCGTCAGTTTGTAGTAGTCGGTATCCGAGCTGGAGCCGATGGTGCCATTGACCGTGCTGCCGGAGCTGCTGATTAGCTGCGCGGTGCCAGTGGTGTTGTTCGATTCCACTTCCGCGACGTTACCGCCGCCACCACCACCACCGCCGGTGCTGTAGTTGCCGCTCAGGCTGACGCCGGAGAAGCTGCTATAGGCTTTGACCCGGACGTAGTACTGGCCGGCGCTGGGCGTCGCGAAGCTGCAGGTTTCGGCATTACCGCCTTTGTACGGACGGCAGTCATAGCTGCTGTCGGTCGGCGCTGAGCCGAATTTGACGTACAGATCGGCATCGCCGGTACCGCCGGAGATGGCGAAGTTCAGGTTGCTGGCGCCGCTTGGCACATCCATCGTGTAGACGACGTCGCTGCCGGTGCTGGCCGACAAACCGGTGACTGGCACGCCATTGCTCAGCGTGTTGCCACCACCGCCACCGCCTTGGGCGGCCTGGACGGCAGCCAGCGCGTTGACGATACCGGTGCCGCAGCCGGAGCAGCTGGCCGGGAACGAACGGGTCGTGGTTTTCAGGATGCTTTCGATTTCATCCGGGGTCGCAGCCGGTTTTACCGCGGCGATCAGCGCGGCCACACCAGCGACGTGCGGAGCCGCCATCGAGGTGCCTTGCATGAAGATGTAGCTGTCGCTGCTCGGCCCAGTCGTGCCGCTGTTCCAGGTCGACAGGATGCCGTTGGCATCGTTGAAGCTGGACTGGGCACCGCCAGGGGCGGCGACGTCAACGCTGGTGCCGTAGTTCGAGTAGTACGAACGGCCGCCGCTGCGGTTGGTCGCGGCGACGTTGACTACACCGGCGCAGTTGCCCGGGTTGAAGTTGTTGGCGTTGCTGTTGTCGTTACCGGCGGCGATAACGACGACGGTGCCGCGCGAACGGGCGCTGTTGATGGCGTTTTGCGTCGTGGTATCACAAGCACCGGAACCACCCAGCGACATGTTGATCACTTTCGCCGGGTTGGCGTTGCTCGGCAGACCGGAAACGCTGCCACCAGAGGCCCAGATGATGCCGTCGGCGATATCGGAGGTGTAGCCACCGCATTTGCCGAGTACCCGCACCGGCACCACTTTCGCGCCGTAGGCGACGCCAGCGACACCGGAACCGTTATTGGTCACGGCGGCGACCGTACCAGCGACATGGGTACCGTGCCAGGAGGAATCCTGTGCCGAGTGGGTGCCACCGCATTCGTTGGCAGCAACGGCATCGCCCGGGTCGCGGGCATCGGAATCGCGGCCGTTACCATCGTTGGAGACGAAGGTATCGGAAATCATGTCGTAGCCGGGCAGGATGTTGGCGTTCAGATCGGCATGCGGACGGTAGCCAGTATCGAGCACCGCGACAACGGCGCCAGCGCCATTGGTGATATCCCAAGCACCCGGCACATTCAGGCCGCCGGTACTTTCAAAATAATGCCATTGCGAGCTGTACTGGCTGTCGTTCGGGGTCAGGAACGGCTTCATGATGCGATCTGGCTCGGCGTATTCAACATCCGGGTCCAGGGCAATTTGCCGGGCCATGGCCATCACTTCCGATTCCGGCAGGCGCTGATCCAGTTTCAACACCTGGGCGCCGTTGTGCATTTTGCGCCAGAGTTTCATCGAGCGGCCGGTGTTGGCGCTGACCTGGTTCAATTTCGATGTCAGCAGATGGCCGGTTTTGCCAGTGGCTTGGGCGCCGTCTTTGTATTTGACGATCAAGCGGTCGGTACGCATGCCTTGTTGGACGCGATGGGCAGCCATGACGCTGTTTGCCTGCAACTCCATTGTGCGCTCATCAAGCGAACGCAGCGCCGGACGGCCATCAACACTGAAGGCAAAGGCGGTGGATTGCAGGGCCAGGGTAACTGCCAGCGCGGCCAGGGCAGGGCGCGTGGCTTTTTTCAGACTGTACATATGATTCTTATCTCTCCGTGACGAAGTCGGTCGGCCTCGTCTTGTTATGGTTTTTCGCCGGTCCCTACGACACTTCCGTTGATCTTGAGTGCTCCCTCGCGAGTGTCCCTCCGTACGGCGAGGGCCGAAAGTACTGGTCCAGCCTGGCTGAAAAATGTGAACCAGTTCACATTGATACAGAACTCATACAAATCTGTTGGAGCAAATGTAATGGAGTGCTCACTTCCTTTGAGACCGCTTTACCAATTATATTTTTGGCAAAGAAAAACGGGCGTTGCCGCCCGTTTTTCATGTGTCAATTGGCTTTACAACTGACGCTATCGCGCTGAATTACCACGTGGTTTTCAGTGTGTACTTGCCGTTGGTGCTACCAGTACCGCCGCTGTAATAGACGACGCGGACATAACGGGTGAACGTCGAAGTACCGGTGTTGGTTACGGTGACCGCATCGACCTGGCCGGTGCCTTTCTCGCTGCGGCCAATCTCGGTGCCGTTCGAGTTGTAGACGATCAGGTCATAGTCGGAGCTGGCATTCGGCGTCAGTGTCGCAGTCAGCGTCTTGCCGGCCGGCAGGCTCAGCTTGAAGTAATCGGTATCCGAGCTGGAACCCATGTTGCCATTGACCGTGGTGCCCGAAGTGCTGATCTGATCAGCGGTGCTGGTGGTGTTGTTCGACTCCGATTCATTGATCGTCGTGCCGCCACCGCCAGTGCCTTGAGCGGCCTGCACGGCCGCCAGCGCATTGACGATACCGGTGCCGCAGCCCGAGCAGCTGGCCGGGAAGGTGCGGGTCGTGGTTTTCAGAATCGACTCGATTTCATCCGGCGTGGCGGTCGGTTTGACCTTGGCGATCAGCGCCGCGACACCAGCGACATGCGGGGCCGCCATCGAAGTACCTTGCATATAGATGTAACTGTCACTGCCCGGCGTGGTCGTGCCGCTGTTCCAGGTAGACAATACGCCATTGGCATCGTTGAAGCTGGACTGGGCACCGCCAGGAGCAGCGACGTCAACGCTGGTGCCGTAGTTCGAGTAGTAGGCGCGACCACCGCTGCGATTGGTCGCCGCAACGTTAATGACGCCGGCGCAGTTACCCGGGTTGAAGTTGTTGGCATTGGCATTGTCGTTACCGGCGGCGATGACGACGACGGTGCCGCGTGAACGGGCGCTATTGATGGCGTTTTGGGTGGTGGTATCACAAGCGCCGGAACCACCGAGTGACATGTTGATCACTTTCGCCGGGTTGGCGTTGGCCGGTACCCCGGAAACGGTGCCACCCGATGCCCAGATAATGCCGTCGGCGATATCGGAGGTATAACCGCCGCATTTACCGAGTACCCGCACCGGCACCACTTTCGCGCCGTAAGCGACACCGGCGACACCGCTGCCATTATTGGTGACCGCGGCGATGGTGCCGGCGACATGGGTACCGTGCCAGCTGGAGTCCTGGGCGGCGTGGGTGCCACCGCACTCGTTGGCCAGAATCCAGTCACCCGGATCGCGGGCATCGCTGTCACGACCATTGCCGTCATTACCGACAAAGGAATCGGAAATCATGTCGTAGCCGGCCAGCAGATTGGCGTTCAAATCGGCATGTGGGCGATAGCCGGTATCGAGCACGGCAACGACAACGCCGGCACCATTGGTGATATCCCAGGCGGCCGGGGCGTTCAAGCCTCCGGTTGACTCAAAATAATGCCATTGCGAGCTGTATTGGCTGTCGTTCGGGGTCAGGAACGGCTTCATGATGCGGTCCGGCTCGGCGTACTCGACATCCGGGTCCAGCGCCAATTGCGCGGCCAGCTTGGCTGCTTCGCGCTCGCTGATGCGGGCATTCATTTTCAGCACTTGGGCGCCGTTGTGCATTTTGCGCCACAGCTTCATCGGTTGGCCGGCATAGCTGCTGGCTTGGCTCAGCTTGGTGGTCAGGATATGGCCGGTTTTGCCGACGGCCTGGCTGCCATCTTTGTATTTGACGATGATGCGGTCAGTCATGCCACCTTGTTTGGCGACCAAGGCTGGACGGTCGAAACCTGGTTCCAGATCACGCATCGGAATGCGGTCGGCGAGGGCGGAAGAGCAGGCACAGGCAACGGCCACGGCTACAAGCGCGGGCTTGCAGCCACGTTGAATGGATTTCATAAAAGGAGTGTCTCCGTAGGAACCGGACGGTTCCGAATAAGGCTTTTGATAATTGTTCTTGCGCCCGTTCTGCCGCTTTTGCCGCTTATCCTGCGGGTATTCCAGCAGTCCCTCCACGGTGCCGGCGCGAGTCGGAAATTACGCCCGCGCTCAGATCGAAAAATGTGAACTGCGTCACACAGCTACCAAACCTATACAAATCTGTTATTGCTGACGATAGCGTCGGTATTTGCTGAAAATGATCGAAAAAATGCCTGCAAAAGGCCATTCGAGCGGCACTGACGGTCAGCCACGGGCGACCAGAAATGAGAGAAGTGAATTGTGACGCAGTTAGCGCTTTAGTACTAAGATGCATAAAAATCTGAGGCCACTCATAAGTATTGGTGTTGGCCATGTGATCTAAATTTTGTCGAGGTCTTTGTGCTGCCCGACGTCGTTTTTCTGCTGGCCACGGTCGCTTTGCCGCTGGTATCGACCAACACCGTCGCTTTTCCACTGTCATTCTGGGCGCTTGGCTACGTGCTGTTCGCGCTGCTGGTCGTGCATCTTTGTCAGCGGCTGGTCGAACATGCCGGCATTGCCGTTGACCATAAAGAGCGTTTTGCGACCTTCGCCAATACCTCGCTTGCCATCGGCAGCCTGGTTTGGGCGCTCGATGTCGCCGGTTTTTTCATGTACCCGGCATTTGCCGCGCTTGATATTCATTCCGGACCACTGCTGGTGGCCTGGCTGCTGATGGTGTTGTCGGCGCGATTTACCGTCCCGTCGCTGATCAGCACGCGTCGGCCATTGATGGTGGTCGGTGCCGCCTGTGGCCTGGCGGTCGGCATGTTCTGTGCGCATCTGTTTGTGCTGCAGGCGTTCGGCCAATGGCACCAGCAAATCGACTGGCCGTTTACCCTGGCGGCGATGAGCTTGGCCAGCATCATTGCGGTGTCCATGGCGTTACGCCATCGCTCGGCGCGGCTGCGGGCGATGAACGCCTCATTCGAGCCCTTGGGTTGGGCCGAAAAAGCCATGGTCGCGACTGCCATTTTGCCTTTGCATTGGTTGTTGATGCAGTCATTGCCGATAGCGATTGGTGGCCCACACGGTTTCGACAACAGCTTCATGCCTTATGTGCTGGCGGTGTTCATCGTGTTGCAGATGGTCTATTTCAGCCGTGCGATGCAAGTCGAACAGGCCCGTCAGGAGTTGTTGAATCGGGCGCTGCTGATGGTGCGCAGCATGCCGGGTTCGCCCGCGCAATTGATGGAGCAGCAGCTGGCGCTGATTGCCGAGCGTTTGCCGCGACTGATGGCGCCGGCTTCCTTGCATTTGCATTACCAGCCGATTGTCGACCAATCGGGTAGCGCCCCATCGGTAAGGTTGGAGGCGCTGCTGCGGGTGCGCGACCCGGAGCTTGGGCCGTTGCCGCCAGACCTGGTGTTGCTGGCTTGCGAGCGCAAAGGGCTGACCGAGCACGTCGATCGTCAGATTCTGCGTCGGGCGCTGGAAGAATCGTCACTCTGGGTCAGCCGTTCGTTAGGTTGCGCCGGTGTTTCGGTCAACATCACCCCGGATACGTTGCTGGCCGAGGATTTTTTGGCTTGGCTGCGCCGGCAACTACGCGAGCTGCAGATCGAACCGGGTTGGCTGCAACTGGAGTTGACCGAACATGCGCTGATGGCCAAATCCGAGCGGCTGACCGAAACACTGAGCACGCTGAAAATGATCGGCGTCAGTGTTGTCATGGACGATTTTGGCACCGGCTTTTCATCGCTCGGAGCGTTGATCGACTTGCCGATTGACGGCGTCAAATGCGACCGTCGATTTGTCCAGGATTTACTGCAGGACAGCAAGCGTCAGGGCGTGTTGGCACATCTGTGTGCGATTGCCAAAACCCTGCAGATCCACTTCACCGTCGAAGGTGTTGAACTACCGGAAACCCTGCGTTTGCTGCAGCAAATGGGCGCCGATTCGATTCAGGGCTATTGGTACGCGAAACCGATGCCGGCAGCGCGGGTGCCGGTGTGGCTCTGTGAGTTCTACGACTGCTACAAACCTCGTGCCGCCTGAAGCGCTTTTCCGGCAAACAGAAAGGCCAGCATTGCTGGCCTTTCTGTTGTCGACTGGGTTTACCAGGTCGCGCGCACCGTGTAGGTGCCGTTGCTGCTGCCGGTACCGCCGCTGTAGTACTTGACGCGGATGTAACGGGTAAACGCCGACGAGCCGGTGTTGGTCACGGTAACCGTGTCCACCTGGCCGGTGCCGCGTTCGCTGCGACCGATCAACGAGCCATTCGAGTTATAGACATACAAGTCATAGTCGGAGCTCGAGTTCGGGGTCAGCGTTACGCTCAGGGTGCCACCAGCCGGCAACGTCAGTTTGTAATAGTCGTTGTCGGAACTGGAGCCCATATTGCCGCTCATCGTCACGCCGTCGCTAATCGGGTTAGCGGCCGAGGTGCTGTTGTTCGGCTCGGTTTCCGAAGAGCCAGACGGCGGTGGCGGCGGAGGCGGTGGTGGTGGCGGAGTGGTGCCGCCATTCAGGAACGTCGTGTTCAGCAGCTTGTTGACGCCGGAAGGAATACCGGAAATCTTGTTGCTGCTGGCGTTGTTAACCAGAGCGCTGGTGGTCGAGCTGGCGCTGGCATTCGGGTTCTGTGCCAGATACAGCGCGGCGGCGCCGGCGACGTGTGGCGATGCCATCGAGGTACCGGACAGCGTTGCTGTGGCGGTGTTCGAGGAAATGCCGGCCGACAGAATGCTCGAACCCGGGGCATAGATATCAACGCAAGAGCCGTAGTTCGAGAAGCTGGAACGGGCATCGGAGCTGGTCGTCGAACCAACGGTGATGGCGCTTGGCGCACGTGCTGGCGAGTAGTTGCAGGCGTTGCTGTTGTCGTTGCCGGCAGCGACGACGACGGTGATACCGGCATTGGTCATGCGCGCTACGGCATCGTCAGTGGCTTGCGACGCACCGCCACCCAAGCTCATGTTGGCGACAGCCGGTTTGATCGCATTGGCGGCGACCCAGTCCATACCGGCGATAACACCAGAGTTGGAACCGGAACCGTTACAGCCCAGCACTCGCACGGCATGCAGGGTGACGTTTTTGGCGACACCGTAGGTGGTGCCACCTACGGTGCCGGCGACGTGGGTGCCGTGGCCTTGGCAGTCATTGGTGCCATTGCCGTCACCGATGGCGTCGTAGCCATTGCCCATGCGGCCGGAAAACTCGTTATGGGAAGCGCGGATGCCTGTGTCAACGATGTAAGCGTGAACACCGCTGCTGCCTGGGTAGGTGTAAGTGCCGGACAGCGGCAGGTTGGTCTGGTCAATGCGATCCAGACCCCAAGTCGGGTTGTTCTGGGTGGCAATGATGCTCATGACCTGGTCGGCTTCGACGTACTCGACATCCGGGTCATTGGCCAGGCGTTGGGCCGCCGCCAGATCCATGACCATGACGGCGCCTTTGAACACGTGATTAATCGTGTGTTCAACGCGAGCACCGTAACGGCGGTTCATGTCCATCGCCATCGTCGAGGCATTGGCCAGCAGGCCGGCGGCCTGAATGCGGTCCTCGCGGAACTTGACGATGTACTGACCTGGGATCACATTTTTCGCGGACGCACCGCGAATTTCCGCTGCGTGCAGGGGCAAGCTGGCACAGGCAGCAGTGATTGAGAGCGCGAGCAAGGCCGGCGCCACGCCATGTTTTGACGTTTTCATATAGTTTGGAACTCTCCGTAAAGATTATTTTTTTGTTTTTGATCTTGCGGGCTTCGCTCGCCAGAAACGCGAGTTGCCGGAATAGCGCGTGTGAAAACGCGAGAAACGGCGGAGGTCCGCAGCGCTGGCAAGCGCCAATCAAGAACAGACTCGCCTCCAACCGTCTGACTACCGGGTCGACAACCGAACTGGCCAGGGTTCCTCCGTGGGGCTCGCGGACAATATTCCTGCCGGAAATAACAAAATGTGAACTACGTCACATTGATACAGAACTCATACAAATCTGAAATTTGCCTGCAATATCAGCGCTTTATCCGAGATGTATGGTCGGACCAAGCTGGTGCAAAGCAGCATTTTCTGGTGCATATCAGCCGCCGGGTTGTCGGTGTGCAAGCTTTCGGCGCGGCAAAAAAATCTGAAAAAAACTGCTTAAAAACTGGCCACAAGCTTTGCCCTGAAGGGGGCGTTTCGGTGACAATACGCGCCCTTGATTTTGGCCCCCTCCAGATCCCCCCTGATGGTCGGGTGCTGTCTGCCTTCCCTCATCGCTATTTGGAGTCTGCATGTCTGCTCGTTTCACGAACGCTAACGCCATTCGTGCCCTGGCCATGGACGCGGTTCAACAAGCCAAGTCTGGTCACCCTGGCATGCCAATGGGCATGGCCGATATCGCCGAAGTGCTCTGGAACGATCACCTCAAGCACAACCCGAACAACCCGAAATGGCCGGATCGCGACCGCTTCATTATCTCCAATGGTCATGGCTCGATGCTGCAATACGCGTTGCTGCACCTGAGCGGTTATGACGTCTCGATCGACGACCTGAAAAATTTCCGTCAGCTGCATTCAAAAACCCCGGGCCATCCGGAATACGGTTACACGCCCGGTATTGAAACGACCACCGGTCCATTGGGTCAGGGTCTGGCCAATGCCGTTGGCATGGCCATCGCTGAGAAAACCTTGGCGGCGCAATTCAATAAAGGTGATCACAACATCGTCGACCATCACACTTACGTGTTTTTAGGTGACGGTTGTTTGATGGAAGGCATTTCCCACGAAGTGTGCTCGCTGGCCGGCACGCTCGGCCTCGGCAAGCTGATCGCGTTCTACGATGACAACGGCATTTCCATCGACGGTGAAGTGCATGGCTGGTTTACCGACGACACGCCCAAGCGTTTTGAAGCGTACGGCTGGCAGGTGATCCCGAACGTCAATGGCCATGATCCGGTCGAAATTCAAATGGCGCTGGAAACGGCACAAAAAGAAACCAATCGTCCGACGTTGATTTGCTGCAAAACCGTGATCGGTTTTGGCGCGCCAACCAAAGCCGGCAAAGAAGAGTGCCATGGCGCGCCGCTCGGTGATGCCGAAATCGCCGGTACCCGGGAAAAACTCGGCTGGCCGCACGCGCCATTCGTTGTGCCAAACGAAATTTATGCCGCCTGGAATGCCAAGGAAAAAGGCGCCAAGTTGGAAGCCGAATGGCAAAAACGTTTTGAAGCCTATCGTGCCGCCTATCCAGAACTCGCTGATGAATTCCTGCGCCGTATCGAAGGCGAATTGCCGGCGCATTTCAGTGAGCACGCGCAAGCTTATATCAAAGAGGTCAACGAGAAAGCCGCGACCATTGCCTCGCGTAAAGCCTCGGAAAACTCGATCAACGCGCTGGCGCCGGCACTGCCGGAATTGCTCGGCGGTTCCGCTGATTTGGCTGGTTCCAATTTGACCATTTGGAAAGGCACAAAAGGCATCAGCGCTGAAAACGCCGATGGCAATTATCTGTATTACGGTGTCCGTGAATTCGGCATGAGCGCGATCATGAACGGCATCGCGCTGCATGGCGGTTTCATCCCTTACGGCGGCACCTTCCTGATCTTCATGGAATACGCCCGCAACGCCGTGCG from Permianibacter aggregans harbors:
- a CDS encoding FMN-binding glutamate synthase family protein; amino-acid sequence: MVRIWFYRITAIIAVLLLGIGYFWPGIFWSLIVLAPLIGIGFYDALQKPHTVLRNFPVIGHVRYWFESIRPEIQQYFVESNIDAHPIEREMRSIVYQRAKGALETKPFGTERDVYQTGYEWVAHALTDVPPIESAPRMIIGSSQCKQPYSSSLLNVSGMSYGALSPNAIKALNLGAKKGQFAHNTGEGGISPYHLQGGDLIWQLGTAYFGCRTPTGGFDPEKFREQSARDEVKMIELKLSQGAKPGHGGMLPACKVTEELAEIRGVPVGEDVLSPPRHQEFKTPIQMMEFIARLRELANGKPVGFKLCVGRRLEVLSICKAMRETGIVPDFITVDGGEGGTGAAPLEFSNSVGMPARDAWNIVHNALVGSGLRKEVRIIASGKLMTGFHMVRAMALGADLCNSARAMMFALGCIQALRCNTNKCPTGITTQNPKLYYGLDVDDKFERVYRFHHGSMESLRELMIAMGVRDVDEITPDRFFRRTGDLRAHSFAELYDFLKPDALLNDDDLPVHWRQDWHQARANEFAPLATR
- a CDS encoding calcium/sodium antiporter, which codes for MFEFALAIVLGLALLVWSADKFIEGASATARHLGLSLLFIGMVVIGFGTSAPEMIVSAMAAAEGASDLALGNAYGSNIVNLTLILGATALTMPIRVESPQISKEIPLLIAATVISFLLLLDRQLQRFDALILLSIFVVYLAWAYRSARVIRGDDLAREMAVEIPELRLSFALLWLVLGLVLLLASSRLLVWGAIGLAEHFGVSDLLIGLTIVAVGTALPELASSITAARKHEHDIALGNIIGSNIFNTLSVVGIAGSIHPDTIPEALLWRDFPVMLTLTVGLILVIRRYRQRQLISRIDGSVLLLFFFSYTIFLFVSQ
- a CDS encoding calcium/sodium antiporter, whose protein sequence is MLWFSVAVVAGIALLVWSADRFVDGASATANHLGLSSLFIGMVVIGFGTSAPEMIVSALAALDGAPALALGNAYGSNIANLALILGCTAAMAPIVMQSQVVRREIPVLIAVSFASLLLLLDKELSRYDAILLLGVFVSYVVWAYTSAKTGGRDELGKEIEKELPRMSLGGGLFWLLIGLALLMASSKLLVWGAVGIASALGVSDLVIGLTILAVGTSLPELASSIIAARKNEHDIALGNIIGSNMFNTLAVVGIAGAIKPATVPAELLTRDMPVMLLLTCGLILLAVRGRNHREISRGEGGILLAAFAGYTSWLLLTL
- a CDS encoding S8 family peptidase translates to MYSLKKATRPALAALAVTLALQSTAFAFSVDGRPALRSLDERTMELQANSVMAAHRVQQGMRTDRLIVKYKDGAQATGKTGHLLTSKLNQVSANTGRSMKLWRKMHNGAQVLKLDQRLPESEVMAMARQIALDPDVEYAEPDRIMKPFLTPNDSQYSSQWHYFESTGGLNVPGAWDITNGAGAVVAVLDTGYRPHADLNANILPGYDMISDTFVSNDGNGRDSDARDPGDAVAANECGGTHSAQDSSWHGTHVAGTVAAVTNNGSGVAGVAYGAKVVPVRVLGKCGGYTSDIADGIIWASGGSVSGLPSNANPAKVINMSLGGSGACDTTTQNAINSARSRGTVVVIAAGNDNSNANNFNPGNCAGVVNVAATNRSGGRSYYSNYGTSVDVAAPGGAQSSFNDANGILSTWNSGTTGPSSDSYIFMQGTSMAAPHVAGVAALIAAVKPAATPDEIESILKTTTRSFPASCSGCGTGIVNALAAVQAAQGGGGGGNTLSNGVPVTGLSASTGSDVVYTMDVPSGASNLNFAISGGTGDADLYVKFGSAPTDSSYDCRPYKGGNAETCSFATPSAGQYYVRVKAYSSFSGVSLSGNYSTGGGGGGGGNVAEVESNNTTGTAQLISSSGSTVNGTIGSSSDTDYYKLTLPAGATLTAKLTPNASSDYDLYVYNSNGTQIGKSENGTGQVDTVSVKNTGSSAYTRYVRVVRYSGATGSSGTYTLNLTW